A genome region from Streptomyces sp. NBC_01296 includes the following:
- a CDS encoding TauD/TfdA family dioxygenase → MNSNDPFSTVRHPVDRALATAVAESGEDDVRTGRYREFGESIRQYVRRHLDARPGYFVLGGLDHLTEEQARRFTVAVSRLAGDLLPQDGAGALLRDVRDRGVRLGEGATGRYSDSRQGGSLHTDAAHRPGRLPDIFTLFCFRQASSGGALVTVHVSDLLEILRAHPEELAALRLPVHFDTRDDTPGVPLTTERPVLEFRGGRERMYYLRDYIEIGHRHPHVPPLTPEQVKALDLLDSLLDRRDLQTHGRLAPGEMIFIDNRSIVHGRTAFDDEKPVDGGRLMLRTWIGLPEHGEGTAGAVL, encoded by the coding sequence ATGAACAGCAACGATCCGTTCTCGACCGTCCGCCACCCCGTCGACCGCGCGCTGGCGACGGCCGTCGCCGAGAGCGGGGAGGACGACGTGCGCACGGGCCGGTACCGGGAGTTCGGGGAGAGCATCCGGCAGTACGTTCGGCGCCACCTCGACGCCCGGCCCGGGTACTTCGTGCTCGGCGGCCTGGACCACCTCACCGAGGAGCAGGCGCGCCGGTTCACGGTGGCGGTCTCCCGGCTGGCCGGGGACCTGCTGCCGCAGGACGGTGCGGGAGCCCTGCTGCGGGACGTACGGGACCGGGGGGTGCGGCTCGGCGAGGGTGCGACGGGCCGCTACTCGGACAGCCGGCAGGGCGGCAGCCTGCACACGGACGCGGCGCACCGGCCGGGGCGGCTTCCGGACATTTTCACGCTGTTCTGCTTCCGGCAGGCCTCCAGCGGCGGAGCGCTGGTCACGGTGCACGTGAGCGATCTGCTGGAGATCCTGCGGGCCCACCCGGAGGAGCTCGCGGCGCTGCGGCTGCCCGTCCACTTCGACACCCGGGACGACACCCCGGGGGTGCCGCTGACGACCGAGCGTCCCGTCCTGGAGTTCAGGGGCGGCCGGGAGCGCATGTACTACCTGCGGGACTACATCGAGATCGGGCACCGGCACCCGCACGTACCGCCGTTGACGCCCGAGCAGGTCAAGGCGCTGGACCTGCTGGACTCGCTGCTGGACCGGCGCGATCTGCAGACGCACGGGCGGCTGGCACCCGGCGAGATGATCTTCATCGACAACCGGTCGATCGTGCACGGCCGGACCGCGTTCGACGACGAGAAGCCGGTCGACGGCGGCCGGCTGATGCTGCGCACCTGGATCGGGCTGCCGGAACACGGCGAGGGCACGGCCGGAGCCGTCCTGTGA
- a CDS encoding biotin carboxylase N-terminal domain-containing protein: MKRVLIANRGAIAARAVDTFRTLGWSPIAVVALSDPQRLHTLAADGCEYLEGAGLAETYDHVGRIVEAARRCGADAVYPGYGALAEDPELPRQLAAAGIAFIGPTAEVLEAARDKEHAVATADRLGLPVLPHATGHRQIAELVKEIGLPVILKPVTGCGGLGVRIVQTEAEAEQALALIAEDGGAGEVTGAHAGSADGEADGDGDGTDWYAERYVEQGRVVGVTVAVDDAGTVHPLGERESLLVDGSMKLLEASPVLGVAPELLERMRRDTARLVTGMGLRGVATVEFIVGARGHYFLEVNGRLPLAYRMCEAQTGLDVVAFQMELAQGAVPAPGRIRVDRDTHCLEARLFIDPAAGGAPGRITALELAPEPGVTYNCALDVRRPVVLDNIVTQVLACSDGRGAAAGAVLRAVGGSGVSGVAHCAEEIAVWLRGSGLVPERLGSQALGV, translated from the coding sequence ATGAAAAGAGTCCTGATCGCCAACCGTGGTGCGATCGCGGCCCGGGCCGTCGACACCTTCCGCACGCTGGGATGGTCACCGATCGCCGTCGTCGCCCTGTCGGACCCCCAGCGGCTGCACACGCTCGCCGCGGACGGGTGCGAGTACCTCGAGGGCGCCGGGCTCGCGGAGACGTACGACCACGTGGGCCGGATCGTCGAGGCGGCCCGGCGCTGCGGCGCCGACGCGGTCTACCCGGGCTACGGGGCTCTTGCGGAGGATCCGGAGCTGCCCCGGCAGCTCGCCGCGGCCGGGATCGCCTTCATAGGGCCGACGGCCGAGGTGCTCGAGGCGGCCCGCGACAAGGAACACGCGGTCGCCACCGCCGACCGGCTCGGCCTGCCCGTGCTGCCGCACGCGACGGGGCACCGGCAGATAGCCGAGCTGGTCAAGGAGATCGGGCTGCCCGTCATCCTCAAGCCGGTCACCGGCTGCGGCGGCCTCGGCGTGCGCATCGTGCAGACGGAGGCCGAGGCGGAGCAGGCACTCGCCCTGATCGCCGAGGACGGGGGCGCGGGCGAGGTCACGGGCGCGCACGCGGGCTCCGCCGACGGCGAGGCCGACGGCGACGGCGACGGCACCGATTGGTACGCCGAGCGGTACGTGGAGCAGGGACGGGTGGTCGGGGTCACCGTCGCCGTCGACGACGCCGGGACCGTGCACCCGCTCGGCGAACGGGAGAGCCTGCTGGTCGACGGCAGCATGAAGCTGCTGGAGGCCTCGCCGGTCTTGGGCGTGGCGCCGGAGCTGCTGGAGCGGATGCGCAGGGACACGGCCCGGCTCGTCACCGGGATGGGGCTGCGGGGCGTGGCGACGGTCGAGTTCATCGTCGGCGCCCGGGGCCACTACTTCCTGGAGGTCAACGGCCGGCTGCCGCTGGCCTACCGGATGTGCGAGGCGCAGACCGGCCTGGACGTGGTGGCCTTCCAGATGGAGCTGGCGCAGGGCGCGGTGCCCGCCCCCGGCCGCATCCGCGTCGACCGGGACACGCACTGTCTGGAGGCCCGCCTGTTCATCGATCCGGCGGCGGGCGGGGCGCCCGGCCGGATCACCGCCCTGGAGCTGGCCCCGGAGCCGGGGGTGACGTACAACTGCGCCCTCGACGTGCGCAGGCCGGTCGTGCTCGACAACATCGTCACCCAGGTCCTGGCCTGCAGTGACGGCCGCGGCGCGGCCGCCGGGGCGGTGCTCCGGGCCGTCGGGGGCAGCGGGGTTTCGGGGGTCGCGCACTGCGCGGAAGAGATAGCCGTGTGGCTGCGCGGTTCGGGACTGGTCCCGGAGCGTCTCGGCAGCCAGGCCTTGGGAGTCTGA
- a CDS encoding glutamine synthetase family protein, with product MTKPTTAREAGERRYARFATGSVGFVERHGLWNADQRAAADALEETLAGLEFVRVGFGDPHGLMRSKTLTVDAFRTALRNGIDMSPGPFVFDTGHAVGVDFFAPGGGIGIPELTGAGDFLIVPDPLTFKVLPYTEAATGWVIADEYLRDGSAHPLSSRAVLRRQCARAAERGLSYVVGLEVEWYVTRLAGVTGHGPAAASAAAAAAVGGFGVQGEPPAVEPVNSGYQFNLDTFTDGLMHVVTPLARALRELGLPLRTVEHESGPGQLEFTFSPMDGLDAADAMLLFRTVAKQICARLGHHASFMSLPRLERFDPSGWHLHQSLFDAAADRNAFVPQQGAALLSDEGLGYVAGLLEHAADIALFAIPTVNGYRRLDEQFSLSPDRVVWSAENRGALIRVLGGPGEESTHLENRLGEPCANPYLYLGSQLAAGLDGIERGLRPGALAQDPHAPTEAALPRDLAEAVAAMEGSALARELLGKPLHDCLAQLKRSEVSRFGDWLAASGPAGPGETTVWEHREYFGAY from the coding sequence ATGACGAAGCCCACCACCGCGCGGGAAGCCGGCGAGCGCCGCTACGCCCGCTTCGCCACCGGCAGCGTCGGCTTCGTCGAACGGCACGGCCTGTGGAACGCGGACCAGCGGGCCGCGGCGGACGCGCTGGAGGAGACCCTGGCGGGGCTCGAGTTCGTCCGGGTCGGCTTCGGCGACCCGCACGGGCTGATGCGCTCCAAGACGCTGACCGTCGACGCCTTCCGCACGGCGCTGCGCAACGGCATCGACATGAGCCCCGGCCCCTTCGTCTTCGACACCGGGCACGCCGTGGGCGTCGACTTCTTCGCGCCCGGCGGCGGCATCGGCATCCCCGAGCTGACCGGCGCCGGCGACTTCCTGATCGTCCCCGACCCGCTCACCTTCAAGGTGCTGCCGTACACCGAGGCGGCCACCGGCTGGGTCATCGCCGACGAGTACCTGCGCGACGGCAGCGCCCACCCGCTCTCCAGCCGCGCCGTGCTGCGCCGCCAGTGCGCCCGGGCCGCCGAGCGCGGTCTGAGCTACGTCGTGGGCCTGGAGGTGGAGTGGTACGTGACCCGGCTGGCCGGTGTCACGGGGCACGGCCCGGCAGCCGCCTCGGCCGCCGCCGCCGCGGCGGTCGGCGGGTTCGGCGTGCAGGGCGAACCGCCCGCCGTCGAACCGGTCAACAGCGGCTACCAGTTCAACCTCGACACGTTCACCGACGGCCTGATGCACGTCGTCACCCCGCTGGCGCGCGCCCTGCGCGAGCTCGGCCTGCCGCTGCGCACCGTCGAGCACGAATCGGGCCCGGGCCAGCTGGAGTTCACCTTCAGCCCGATGGACGGCCTCGACGCCGCCGACGCCATGCTGCTGTTCCGCACGGTCGCCAAGCAGATCTGCGCCCGCCTCGGCCACCACGCCTCCTTCATGTCGCTGCCCCGGCTGGAGCGCTTCGACCCGAGCGGCTGGCACCTGCACCAGTCGCTGTTCGACGCCGCGGCCGACCGCAACGCCTTCGTACCGCAGCAGGGCGCGGCCCTGCTGTCGGACGAGGGGCTCGGCTACGTCGCCGGGCTGCTCGAACACGCCGCGGACATCGCGCTGTTCGCCATCCCGACCGTCAACGGGTACCGCCGGCTCGACGAGCAGTTCTCGCTCTCCCCGGACCGGGTCGTGTGGAGCGCCGAGAACCGGGGCGCCCTGATCCGCGTGCTCGGCGGCCCCGGCGAGGAGTCCACCCACCTCGAGAACCGGCTCGGCGAGCCCTGCGCCAACCCGTACCTCTACCTCGGCTCGCAGCTCGCCGCGGGCCTCGACGGCATCGAGCGCGGGCTGCGGCCGGGCGCTCTCGCACAGGACCCGCACGCCCCCACGGAGGCGGCCCTGCCGCGCGACCTGGCCGAGGCGGTGGCCGCGATGGAGGGCAGCGCCCTGGCCCGGGAACTGCTGGGCAAGCCGCTCCACGACTGCCTCGCGCAGCTCAAGCGCAGCGAGGTGTCCCGGTTCGGGGACTGGCTGGCCGCATCGGGGCCCGCCGGACCGGGCGAGACCACCGTATGGGAGCACCGTGAGTACTTCGGCGCCTACTGA
- a CDS encoding thymidylate kinase: MDGPDGAGKSTQVKRLQSWAESQGLSFRVVGKWQVFEEAQVPQARFLRGTTLDELRVCIAEMPNPARMLFLGWLNTLAAERARAAEADLVVLDGYWVKHAATELLAGCPQALVDAIVEAMAPVDTVVFFDVTPEEALRRKKGDITPYECGRDPQCRPESFLSHQTATREVMLDWADRRGWDVVRANTAEAAAQQLRKLLAPKLGVEVNPRLAAADTPAGH, translated from the coding sequence ATGGACGGACCCGACGGCGCGGGCAAGAGCACCCAGGTCAAGCGGCTGCAGAGCTGGGCCGAGAGCCAGGGCCTGTCGTTCCGCGTCGTGGGCAAGTGGCAGGTCTTCGAGGAGGCGCAGGTACCGCAGGCCCGCTTCCTGCGCGGCACCACCCTCGACGAACTGCGGGTCTGCATCGCCGAGATGCCGAACCCGGCCCGGATGCTCTTCCTCGGCTGGCTCAACACCCTGGCCGCGGAACGCGCCCGCGCCGCCGAGGCGGACCTCGTCGTCCTCGACGGCTACTGGGTCAAGCACGCCGCCACCGAACTGCTGGCGGGCTGCCCCCAGGCGCTCGTGGACGCGATCGTCGAGGCCATGGCCCCGGTGGACACCGTCGTCTTCTTCGACGTCACGCCCGAGGAGGCGCTGCGCCGCAAGAAGGGCGACATCACCCCGTACGAGTGCGGCCGGGACCCGCAGTGCCGGCCGGAGAGCTTCCTGTCGCACCAGACGGCCACCCGGGAGGTCATGCTCGACTGGGCGGACCGGCGCGGCTGGGACGTCGTACGGGCGAACACGGCCGAGGCCGCGGCGCAGCAGCTGCGCAAGCTCCTCGCGCCCAAGCTGGGGGTCGAGGTCAACCCCCGCCTCGCGGCCGCCGACACCCCGGCCGGACACTGA
- a CDS encoding metallophosphoesterase, producing MTTVIAHVSDLHLDLSERATERALTVMNYLRDLPGPLDAVLVSGDIADHGTADEYAQARKLFDLPYPVLVLPGNHDKRGAFRTGLLDGKPQDEELNQVVRTPGAVFVLCDSTIPGSDEGLLSDLTLRWLDETLTAEDGELPVFVCFHHPPVDLHTPYVDRVRQFGEERLAAVLERHPQVVALLCGHAHVAAATTFAGLPLLVAPGVASTVPLPFEGRPAVDYELAPALAFHVLDERRRLVTHYRALGRPHPDH from the coding sequence GTGACCACCGTCATCGCCCACGTCAGCGATCTGCACCTGGACCTCTCGGAGCGCGCCACAGAGCGCGCGCTGACGGTCATGAACTACCTGCGCGACCTCCCCGGCCCCCTGGACGCCGTCCTGGTCTCCGGGGACATCGCCGACCACGGCACGGCGGACGAGTACGCGCAGGCCCGCAAGCTGTTCGACCTGCCGTACCCGGTGCTGGTGCTGCCCGGCAACCACGACAAGCGCGGTGCGTTCCGTACCGGCCTGCTCGACGGCAAGCCGCAGGACGAGGAGCTGAACCAGGTCGTCCGTACGCCCGGAGCCGTCTTCGTGCTGTGCGACTCGACGATCCCGGGCAGCGACGAGGGCCTGCTCAGCGACCTCACCCTGCGGTGGCTCGACGAGACGCTGACCGCCGAGGACGGCGAACTGCCCGTCTTCGTCTGCTTCCACCACCCGCCGGTCGACCTGCACACCCCGTACGTGGACCGGGTCCGCCAGTTCGGCGAGGAGCGCCTCGCGGCGGTGCTGGAACGGCACCCGCAGGTCGTGGCCCTGCTGTGCGGTCATGCGCACGTCGCCGCGGCCACGACGTTCGCGGGCCTTCCGCTGCTGGTGGCGCCCGGGGTGGCCTCGACCGTTCCGCTGCCGTTCGAGGGCCGGCCCGCCGTGGACTACGAGCTGGCCCCGGCGCTGGCGTTCCACGTGCTCGACGAGCGGCGGCGGCTGGTCACGCACTACCGGGCGCTCGGCCGGCCGCATCCCGACCACTGA
- the aepY gene encoding phosphonopyruvate decarboxylase: MISAEFFCAELDRRGYGFFSGVPCSFLKGPFALLEQRGSYVPAPNEGIALSMAAGAELGGTKAVVLAQNSGLGNLLDPLTSLTMAYEIPLLLFVSLRGWPNAEDDEPHHAAMGAGTIGVLESVGVAHGILDPAEESLGGLLDRAEEARRENRSFVVLVPAKTVGAHPVPAAASDAQMDRREAVSAIAGHLGDALVYSTTGMISRELFGIVDNPRNFYMQGSMGHAIGLGLGTALNRPDQQVVVIDGDGAAVMHLGGLALVGERRPANLTHFVLDNGAYDSTGGQRTRDVAMRWDELALAAGYRTGRVCHTAKEVTAHLAEIEGVPGPHLVALHIGRGGATPARVTSAHTNAEVRARFQAAAIASRKDDQP, from the coding sequence ATGATCAGCGCCGAGTTCTTCTGTGCGGAGCTGGACCGCCGCGGGTACGGGTTCTTCAGCGGGGTGCCCTGCTCCTTCCTCAAGGGCCCGTTCGCGCTGCTGGAGCAGCGCGGCAGCTACGTACCGGCGCCCAACGAGGGCATCGCCCTGTCCATGGCCGCCGGCGCCGAGCTGGGCGGGACCAAGGCCGTGGTGCTGGCCCAGAACTCGGGGCTGGGCAACCTCCTCGACCCGCTCACCTCGCTCACCATGGCGTACGAGATCCCGCTGCTGCTCTTCGTCAGCCTGCGGGGCTGGCCGAACGCCGAGGACGACGAGCCGCACCACGCGGCCATGGGCGCCGGGACCATCGGCGTACTGGAGTCCGTCGGGGTCGCCCACGGCATCCTCGACCCGGCCGAGGAGAGCCTGGGAGGGCTCCTCGACCGCGCGGAGGAGGCCCGCCGCGAGAACCGGTCGTTCGTCGTCCTCGTACCGGCGAAGACCGTCGGCGCCCACCCGGTGCCGGCGGCCGCCTCGGACGCGCAGATGGACCGGCGGGAAGCGGTGTCCGCCATCGCCGGGCACCTGGGCGACGCGCTGGTCTACAGCACCACCGGCATGATCAGCCGGGAGCTGTTCGGGATCGTCGACAACCCGCGGAACTTCTACATGCAGGGGTCCATGGGGCACGCGATCGGGCTCGGCCTGGGCACGGCCCTGAACCGCCCCGACCAGCAGGTCGTGGTCATCGACGGCGACGGCGCGGCGGTGATGCACCTCGGCGGGCTCGCGCTCGTCGGCGAGCGGCGCCCCGCGAACCTGACCCACTTCGTGCTCGACAACGGCGCGTACGACTCCACCGGCGGCCAGCGCACCCGCGATGTGGCCATGCGCTGGGACGAGTTGGCGCTCGCGGCCGGATACCGCACGGGACGGGTCTGCCACACGGCCAAGGAAGTCACCGCGCATCTGGCCGAGATCGAGGGGGTGCCCGGTCCTCACCTGGTGGCCCTGCACATCGGCAGGGGTGGGGCCACCCCTGCGCGGGTAACGTCGGCGCACACCAACGCCGAGGTCAGGGCCCGCTTCCAGGCCGCGGCGATCGCATCCCGGAAGGACGACCAGCCGTGA
- a CDS encoding GNAT family N-acetyltransferase translates to MTAGTDGVADGTQDPQGPELVELASIRDADVDEWNALAGDSALYSSHRWLLYGEELHDSGSRHLVASSGGSYVAGLPTHRFTGKVPHFYDPAVLFPGAAEPATPERPLLLGGTRLGYTSEVIVAPGTAGPLATAGVRTVLDRFRALGAADGGLAALLYLTDESVERLLPLLGPRDQVVMMDATAVLPVDPDGLEGYRRRFTSHQFTSIRREMRRYTDAGCRTEVKRLSECHQLLGPLSAQVLIRYGHPVTDASESERFAQQATLFDDNCRILAAYRGDRMVGFTQYFFWGDTMYARSHGLDDSIAREAKLYFNLTYYEAVQYAAAHGYRSVDLSCDAFQAKVSRAARLRPLWGIVLDAPWTGPVLERVRAEEKARRTEFASHDPGIESRVAQLVDARGR, encoded by the coding sequence GTGACGGCAGGGACGGACGGCGTGGCCGACGGTACGCAGGACCCGCAGGGGCCGGAGCTCGTCGAGCTCGCCTCGATACGCGACGCGGACGTCGACGAGTGGAACGCACTCGCCGGCGACTCCGCCCTCTACTCGAGCCACCGCTGGCTGCTCTACGGCGAGGAGCTGCACGACTCCGGCTCCCGCCATCTGGTCGCCTCCTCCGGCGGCTCGTACGTCGCCGGCCTGCCCACCCACCGCTTCACCGGGAAGGTCCCGCACTTCTACGATCCCGCCGTCCTGTTCCCCGGCGCCGCCGAGCCCGCCACGCCCGAGCGCCCGCTGCTCCTCGGCGGCACCCGCCTCGGCTACACCAGCGAGGTGATCGTCGCCCCGGGCACCGCCGGGCCGCTCGCCACGGCGGGCGTGCGCACCGTACTGGACCGCTTCCGCGCCCTGGGCGCCGCCGACGGCGGCCTGGCCGCCCTGCTCTACCTCACCGACGAGTCGGTGGAGCGGCTGCTGCCGCTGCTGGGCCCCCGGGACCAGGTGGTGATGATGGACGCGACCGCGGTCCTGCCCGTCGACCCCGACGGCCTGGAGGGGTACCGCAGGCGGTTCACCTCGCACCAGTTCACGTCCATCCGCCGGGAGATGCGCCGTTACACGGACGCGGGCTGCCGTACCGAGGTCAAGCGCCTCTCCGAGTGCCACCAGCTGCTCGGCCCGCTGTCCGCGCAGGTGCTGATCCGCTACGGCCATCCCGTCACCGACGCGAGCGAGTCGGAGCGCTTCGCCCAGCAGGCCACGCTGTTCGACGACAACTGCCGGATCCTGGCGGCCTACCGGGGCGACCGGATGGTGGGCTTCACCCAGTACTTCTTCTGGGGGGACACCATGTACGCCCGCTCGCACGGGCTGGACGACTCCATCGCCCGCGAGGCCAAGCTCTACTTCAACCTCACCTACTACGAGGCCGTGCAGTACGCGGCGGCCCACGGCTACCGCTCCGTGGACCTGAGCTGCGACGCCTTCCAGGCCAAGGTGTCCCGGGCCGCCCGCCTGCGCCCCCTGTGGGGCATCGTCCTCGACGCCCCGTGGACCGGGCCGGTCCTGGAGCGCGTACGCGCCGAGGAGAAGGCCCGGCGCACGGAGTTCGCCTCCCACGACCCGGGGATCGAGTCGCGGGTGGCACAGCTGGTGGACGCGCGCGGCCGGTAG
- a CDS encoding MFS transporter produces the protein MLRDGQGLRRGLAAALFVRYLGAGSWAPLQVLFFVRSVGLSTGNVVMGLTAAGLAGLVAGPVVGRLADRFGPREVGIAGLVAQAGAAGALLLVEGMSGFLVVITLIALGRGAFPAISGALIAYVGGEDRVAYRARIYSLQNLAMVSGSLLGGLALQADTRTAYVIAICADVVSYLVAALLVARLPHLPPVPREPGGGQRYALADRPFLAVSMLAGTLVMFDVFMTVLMPVWIAEYTDAPRWTVSLVFALSCALVVLLQTKVAKGVETPRDGALAMRRSGPVIALAMGLVFAAAHVPMYAAMGLILVGTAALTFGEMLFTAGEYALSFGLAPEHAQGEYQGVFSVGVGIGGAVAPAVLNALCLSAGPLGWVVLAAVMVTAGAAVPPVAAIAERGRTLREKDREPRPAG, from the coding sequence ATGCTCCGCGACGGGCAGGGCCTGCGGCGCGGCCTCGCGGCCGCGCTGTTCGTCCGCTACCTCGGGGCGGGCAGCTGGGCGCCCCTCCAAGTCCTGTTCTTCGTCCGGTCCGTGGGCCTGTCCACCGGCAACGTCGTCATGGGGCTGACGGCGGCCGGGCTGGCGGGCCTGGTCGCCGGGCCCGTCGTCGGCCGGCTCGCCGACCGGTTCGGGCCGCGCGAGGTGGGCATCGCCGGACTGGTCGCCCAGGCGGGCGCCGCGGGCGCGCTGCTGCTGGTGGAGGGCATGTCCGGGTTCCTCGTGGTGATCACCCTGATCGCCCTGGGGCGCGGCGCCTTCCCGGCGATCAGCGGGGCGCTGATCGCGTACGTCGGCGGCGAGGACCGGGTCGCGTACCGGGCCCGGATCTACTCCCTGCAGAACCTCGCCATGGTCTCCGGCTCGCTGCTCGGCGGGCTGGCGCTGCAGGCCGACACCCGGACCGCCTATGTGATCGCGATCTGCGCCGACGTCGTCTCGTACCTCGTCGCCGCGCTGCTGGTGGCCCGGCTGCCGCACCTGCCGCCGGTGCCCAGGGAGCCGGGGGGCGGGCAGCGCTACGCCCTGGCCGACCGCCCGTTCCTCGCCGTCAGCATGCTCGCGGGGACCCTGGTCATGTTCGACGTCTTCATGACCGTGCTGATGCCGGTGTGGATCGCCGAGTACACGGACGCGCCGCGCTGGACGGTGTCGCTGGTCTTCGCACTCAGCTGCGCGCTCGTGGTCCTGCTCCAGACCAAGGTCGCCAAGGGGGTCGAGACCCCGCGCGACGGGGCGCTGGCCATGCGGCGCAGCGGTCCGGTCATCGCGCTGGCCATGGGGCTGGTCTTCGCCGCCGCGCACGTCCCGATGTACGCGGCGATGGGGCTGATCCTGGTCGGCACGGCGGCGCTGACCTTCGGGGAGATGCTGTTCACTGCGGGGGAGTACGCGCTGTCGTTCGGGCTGGCCCCCGAGCACGCCCAGGGCGAGTACCAGGGCGTGTTCTCCGTCGGGGTCGGCATCGGCGGGGCCGTGGCGCCGGCCGTGCTGAACGCGCTGTGCCTGAGCGCGGGCCCGCTGGGGTGGGTCGTGCTCGCCGCCGTCATGGTCACGGCCGGAGCGGCGGTGCCGCCGGTGGCGGCGATCGCCGAACGCGGCCGGACCCTGCGGGAGAAGGACCGGGAGCCCAGACCGGCCGGGTGA
- a CDS encoding methyltransferase, which yields MTRFVTALERSGLAEFLADFPGDSVDRRQWAAATRGLDGELRVLAGFLLLGEDAAADRLPPALAEALPALVESGVAVRRGDGVRLVDVSLFRSAGVWLFAEPPSPFPVRHYFGRDSVALARRTGCRAGDRVLDLCSGPGFQGLVAAQRGAAATLVELLPETAEVARLNAEINGTGDRIEVLVGDLYDPLPAGAYPYDHVIANIPFLPTLSARGEEAAHEGGEDGFSIGRRVLAGLPRHLGKGGTAHLTGLLLQAGHELVIDGELRAWAAENGYGLTVTLTERMAVDADSDLVQTTVSDHLETDPQADPEELTAAAVGMYACRGASAARLAYLRIDEGMADFRILDRAPG from the coding sequence GTGACGCGGTTCGTCACCGCGCTCGAACGGTCCGGACTGGCCGAGTTCCTGGCCGATTTCCCCGGGGACTCGGTGGACCGCCGCCAGTGGGCCGCCGCCACCCGCGGCCTCGACGGGGAGCTGCGCGTCCTCGCCGGGTTCCTGCTGCTCGGCGAGGACGCGGCGGCCGACCGGCTGCCGCCCGCCCTCGCCGAGGCCCTGCCCGCCCTGGTCGAGAGCGGCGTCGCCGTGCGGCGCGGGGACGGGGTCCGGCTGGTCGACGTCAGCCTGTTCCGCTCCGCCGGGGTGTGGCTCTTCGCGGAGCCGCCGAGCCCCTTCCCCGTACGCCACTACTTCGGGCGGGACTCCGTCGCCCTGGCCCGGCGCACCGGCTGCCGGGCGGGGGACCGCGTCCTCGACCTCTGCTCCGGGCCGGGCTTCCAGGGGCTGGTGGCCGCGCAGCGGGGGGCCGCGGCCACGCTGGTGGAGCTGCTGCCCGAGACGGCCGAAGTGGCCCGGCTCAACGCGGAGATCAACGGGACGGGCGACCGGATCGAGGTCCTCGTCGGCGACCTGTACGACCCGCTCCCGGCCGGGGCGTACCCGTACGACCACGTCATCGCCAACATCCCCTTCCTGCCGACCCTCTCCGCCCGGGGCGAGGAGGCCGCCCACGAGGGCGGCGAGGACGGGTTCAGCATCGGCCGCCGGGTCCTCGCAGGGCTGCCCCGGCACCTGGGCAAGGGCGGCACGGCCCATCTGACCGGGCTCCTCCTCCAGGCCGGCCACGAGCTCGTCATCGACGGCGAACTGCGCGCCTGGGCCGCGGAGAACGGCTACGGCCTCACGGTCACGCTGACCGAGCGCATGGCGGTGGACGCCGACTCCGACCTCGTCCAGACGACCGTGTCGGACCACCTGGAGACCGACCCGCAGGCCGACCCCGAGGAACTCACCGCCGCCGCCGTCGGCATGTACGCCTGCCGCGGCGCGAGCGCCGCCCGGCTCGCCTATCTGCGCATCGACGAAGGAATGGCCGACTTTCGCATCCTCGACCGGGCGCCCGGGTGA